From Pseudomonas sp. StFLB209, a single genomic window includes:
- the pcaC gene encoding 4-carboxymuconolactone decarboxylase, whose translation MNEKDRYDAGMQVRRAVLGDTHVDNSLKKLTPFNEEFQEMITRHAWGDIWTRPGLPRHTRSLITIAMLIGMNREGELRLHLRAAKNNGVTRDQIKEVLMQSAIYCGIPAANATFHMAEEVWDELGVESLDQ comes from the coding sequence ATGAACGAGAAAGACCGCTACGACGCCGGCATGCAGGTGCGCCGCGCCGTGCTGGGTGACACTCACGTCGACAACAGCCTGAAAAAACTCACGCCGTTCAATGAAGAGTTTCAGGAAATGATCACCCGCCATGCCTGGGGCGACATCTGGACCCGCCCCGGCCTGCCGCGTCACACCCGCAGCCTGATCACCATTGCCATGCTGATCGGCATGAACCGCGAAGGTGAGTTGCGCCTGCATCTGCGCGCCGCCAAAAACAATGGCGTGACCCGCGACCAGATCAAGGAAGTGCTGATGCAGAGCGCGATCTATTGTGGCATTCCGGCGGCCAATGCGACCTTTCACATGGCCGAAGAGGTGTGGGACGAGTTGGGTGTCGAGTCGCTGGATCAGTAA
- the pcaG gene encoding protocatechuate 3,4-dioxygenase subunit alpha — protein MPVQLLPETPSQTAGPYVHIGLALEVAGNPTRELEIWNQMARPGAAGEHILLLGTVLDGNGQLMRDSYLEFWQADHQGQYHPTYDPARPFNGFGRTATGDDGVWQLKTVKPGVVNNAAGVPMAPHINVSLFARGINIHLHTRLYFDDEAAANANDPVINLVEQVQRRDTLVAKRCMVDGQLAYRFDIRVQGEGETVFFDF, from the coding sequence ATGCCTGTTCAATTACTGCCGGAAACCCCGTCGCAAACGGCTGGCCCTTATGTGCATATCGGCCTGGCCCTGGAAGTGGCCGGCAACCCGACCCGCGAGCTGGAAATCTGGAACCAGATGGCCCGTCCCGGTGCTGCCGGCGAACACATTCTGTTGCTGGGGACGGTGCTCGATGGCAATGGCCAGTTGATGCGTGATTCTTACCTTGAATTCTGGCAGGCCGACCATCAGGGGCAGTACCACCCGACCTATGATCCGGCCCGGCCGTTCAACGGCTTTGGCCGCACCGCCACCGGTGATGACGGGGTCTGGCAGCTGAAAACCGTCAAGCCGGGTGTGGTCAACAATGCCGCCGGGGTGCCGATGGCGCCGCACATCAACGTGTCGCTGTTCGCGCGCGGTATCAACATTCACTTGCACACCCGCCTGTACTTCGATGATGAAGCCGCCGCCAATGCCAATGACCCGGTAATCAACCTGGTCGAGCAGGTGCAGCGCCGCGATACTCTGGTGGCCAAGCGGTGCATGGTCGACGGGCAACTGGCGTACCGCTTTGACATCCGGGTACAGGGCGAGGGCGAGACGGTGTTCTTCGACTTCTAA
- a CDS encoding glutaredoxin family protein, with product MPPECQFLSTLGCHLCELAEAELMPLVEHGLLVELLDIADDPQLVERYGLRIPVLRRIDTGAELDWPFDTEQIAFFLSRPASR from the coding sequence ATGCCTCCCGAATGTCAATTTTTAAGCACCCTCGGCTGCCACCTGTGCGAACTGGCCGAAGCCGAGCTGATGCCGTTGGTCGAGCACGGCCTGTTGGTCGAACTGCTGGACATTGCCGATGACCCGCAACTGGTCGAGCGCTACGGTCTGCGCATCCCGGTACTGCGCCGGATCGATACCGGCGCCGAACTGGACTGGCCCTTCGACACCGAGCAGATCGCCTTTTTCCTCAGCCGGCCGGCGTCGCGTTGA
- a CDS encoding 3-carboxy-cis,cis-muconate cycloisomerase, whose protein sequence is MSTASNQLFDAYFTQAQMREVFSDTGRVQGMLDFEAALARAEARVGLLPQALVTDIQSQCRAELFDFDALAIAIGSAGNSAIPLVKALGKRIAAVNPEAERYVHMGATSQDAMDSGLVLQLRRAIELLEDDLQQLGEALAVQAQRHAATPLAGRTWLQQATPVTLGMKIAGWLGALTRHRQRLAELRPRLLCLQFGGASGSLAALGGQAFEVAQALAQELDLQLPEQPWHTQRDRLVEFASLLGMLAGSLGKLGRDISLLMQTEVGEVFEPSAPGKGGSSTMPHKRNPVGAAVLIGAATRAPGLVATMLSAMPQEHERSLGLWHAEWETLPDLCCLVSGALQQALLMVPQLQVDAARMRANLDATQGLLLAEAVSIALARCMGRDAAHHLIEQSCRRAVEQGVHLRQVLGDDPQVSHHLSAADLDRLLDPAHYLGQASHWVERAVAQHTTFTESRNCK, encoded by the coding sequence ATGAGCACCGCAAGCAATCAACTGTTCGATGCCTACTTCACCCAGGCGCAGATGCGCGAGGTGTTTTCCGACACCGGTCGGGTGCAGGGCATGCTGGATTTTGAGGCCGCGCTGGCGCGGGCCGAGGCGCGCGTCGGACTGCTGCCTCAGGCACTGGTGACGGATATCCAGAGCCAGTGCCGCGCCGAGCTGTTTGACTTCGACGCGCTGGCTATCGCCATCGGCAGCGCTGGCAACTCGGCGATCCCGCTGGTCAAGGCGCTGGGCAAGCGCATCGCGGCGGTCAATCCTGAGGCCGAGCGCTATGTGCATATGGGCGCAACCAGCCAGGACGCCATGGACTCGGGTCTGGTACTGCAACTGCGTCGCGCCATCGAATTGCTGGAAGACGATTTACAACAGTTGGGCGAAGCGCTGGCCGTTCAGGCCCAGCGCCATGCCGCCACGCCGTTGGCCGGGCGTACCTGGTTGCAACAGGCGACACCGGTCACGCTGGGCATGAAAATCGCCGGCTGGCTGGGCGCTTTGACCCGCCATCGCCAGCGCCTCGCTGAACTCAGGCCGCGTTTGCTGTGCCTGCAGTTCGGGGGGGCGTCCGGCAGCCTGGCGGCGCTGGGCGGGCAGGCGTTCGAGGTGGCTCAGGCGCTGGCGCAGGAGCTGGATCTGCAACTGCCCGAACAGCCCTGGCACACCCAGCGCGACCGCCTGGTGGAGTTCGCCAGCCTGCTGGGCATGCTGGCCGGTAGCCTCGGCAAACTGGGCCGCGATATCAGCTTGCTGATGCAGACCGAAGTCGGCGAGGTATTCGAACCTTCGGCGCCGGGCAAGGGCGGCTCCTCGACCATGCCGCACAAGCGCAACCCGGTGGGCGCTGCCGTGCTGATTGGCGCGGCAACCCGTGCGCCGGGGCTGGTGGCGACCATGCTCAGCGCCATGCCGCAAGAACACGAGCGCAGCCTGGGCCTGTGGCATGCCGAGTGGGAAACCCTGCCGGATCTGTGCTGCCTGGTCTCCGGCGCCTTGCAGCAGGCGCTGCTGATGGTGCCGCAGTTGCAAGTGGATGCGGCGCGGATGCGCGCCAATCTTGATGCCACCCAAGGGTTGCTGTTGGCCGAGGCGGTGAGCATCGCGCTGGCGCGCTGCATGGGCCGTGATGCGGCCCATCACCTGATCGAACAAAGCTGCCGCCGGGCGGTGGAGCAGGGCGTCCATCTGCGCCAGGTGCTGGGCGACGACCCGCAGGTCAGCCACCACTTGTCGGCGGCGGACCTCGACCGGCTGCTCGACCCGGCGCACTACCTCGGCCAGGCCAGCCATTGGGTCGAACGCGCCGTCGCGCAGCACACCACTTTCACTGAATCAAGGAACTGCAAATGA
- a CDS encoding MFS transporter, whose protein sequence is MTLGKSASGGQTLDVQRFINDQPLSAFQWRVVILCFLIVFLDGLDTAAMGFIAPALSQEWGIERASLGPVMSAALIGMVFGALGSGPLADRFGRKLVLVAAVFLFGLFSLLSAYSSNLDQLLILRLLTGIGLGAAMPNATTLLSEYTPERLKSLLVTSMFCGFNLGMACGGFVSAKLIPALGWHSLLLIGGLLPLLLVPALMLWLPESARFLVVRNRGSAKVRKVLEPIAPAALVGVTDFSVPEQSTVSSRNVFKVIFSGTYSTGTLLLWLTYFMGLVIVYLLTSWLPTLLRDSGASLEQSAVIGALFQLGGVLSAVGVGWAMDRYNPHWVIGIAYGLAGVFAWLVGKSLDSVLLLASLVLVAGMCINGAQSAMPSLAARFYPTQGRATGVSWMLGIGRFGAILGAWAGATLLGLGWNFEQVLTALIVPASLAALAILLKGRVSHADAT, encoded by the coding sequence ATGACGCTTGGTAAAAGCGCGAGCGGGGGCCAGACCCTCGATGTACAACGCTTCATCAATGACCAGCCGCTGTCGGCTTTCCAGTGGCGGGTGGTGATCCTGTGTTTTCTGATCGTGTTTCTCGATGGCCTGGACACTGCCGCGATGGGCTTTATCGCCCCGGCGCTGAGCCAGGAGTGGGGCATCGAACGCGCCAGCCTTGGCCCTGTGATGAGCGCCGCGTTGATCGGCATGGTCTTCGGCGCGCTGGGCTCCGGTCCCTTGGCCGACCGCTTCGGGCGCAAGCTGGTGCTGGTGGCTGCGGTGTTTCTGTTTGGTCTGTTCAGCCTGTTGTCGGCTTACAGCAGCAACCTCGATCAGTTGCTGATCCTGCGCCTGCTGACCGGTATCGGCCTGGGCGCGGCGATGCCCAATGCCACCACCTTGCTGTCTGAATACACCCCTGAGCGGCTCAAGTCGTTGCTGGTGACCAGCATGTTCTGTGGCTTCAACCTGGGCATGGCCTGTGGCGGCTTTGTCTCGGCGAAACTGATCCCGGCGTTGGGCTGGCACAGCCTTTTGCTGATCGGTGGCCTGCTGCCGCTGCTGCTGGTCCCGGCACTGATGCTGTGGTTGCCCGAGTCGGCGCGGTTTCTGGTGGTGCGCAACCGCGGTAGCGCCAAGGTGCGCAAAGTGCTGGAGCCCATCGCCCCGGCCGCGCTGGTCGGCGTCACTGACTTCAGTGTGCCGGAACAAAGCACCGTGAGCAGCCGCAACGTGTTCAAGGTGATCTTTTCCGGGACCTACAGTACCGGCACTTTGCTGCTGTGGCTGACCTATTTCATGGGCCTGGTGATCGTCTATCTGCTGACCAGTTGGCTGCCGACCCTGTTGCGTGACAGTGGCGCGAGCCTGGAGCAGTCGGCAGTGATTGGCGCGCTGTTCCAGTTGGGCGGGGTGCTCAGCGCAGTGGGGGTCGGCTGGGCCATGGACCGTTATAACCCGCACTGGGTGATCGGCATTGCCTACGGGCTGGCCGGGGTGTTCGCCTGGCTGGTGGGCAAGAGCCTTGACAGCGTGTTGCTGCTCGCCAGCCTGGTGTTGGTGGCCGGCATGTGCATTAACGGCGCACAGTCGGCGATGCCGTCGCTCGCCGCACGCTTCTACCCGACCCAAGGCCGCGCCACCGGCGTGTCATGGATGCTGGGTATCGGCCGCTTCGGCGCGATTCTCGGCGCTTGGGCCGGCGCCACCTTGCTGGGGCTGGGCTGGAACTTCGAGCAGGTACTGACCGCCCTGATTGTGCCGGCCAGCCTCGCTGCTCTGGCGATCCTGCTCAAGGGCCGGGTCAGCCATGCTGATGCAACCTGA
- a CDS encoding ammonium transporter, translating into MENLHSAVDTLVHSSNTLFLLLGAVMVLAMHAGFAFLEVGTVRQKNQVNALSKILSDFAVSAVAYFFIGYWISYGVTFMQPAAVINADHGYGLVKFFFLLTFAAAIPAIISGGIAERARFVPQLCATALIVAFVYPFFEGMIWNGNYGLQAWLQASFGASFHDFAGSVVVHAMGGWLALAAVLLLGSRNGRYRDGRLVAYPPSSIPFLALGSWILIVGWFGFNVMSAQTLPAVSGLVAVNSLMAMVGGTLAALIVGRNDPGFLHNGPLAGLVAICAGSDLMHPVGALVTGAIAGAMFVWCFTAAQVRWKIDDVLGVWPLHGICGVWGGIACGIFGQQALGGLGGVSLISQLIGSLLGVVVALAGGFAVYGLLRFTVGLRLNQEQEYYGADLSIHKIGAVSQD; encoded by the coding sequence ATGGAAAATTTGCACAGCGCCGTGGACACTCTGGTCCATAGTTCCAACACCTTGTTTCTGTTGCTGGGGGCCGTCATGGTCCTGGCCATGCATGCCGGGTTCGCCTTTCTTGAAGTCGGTACGGTCCGGCAGAAGAATCAGGTCAATGCCCTGTCGAAAATCCTCAGCGATTTCGCGGTATCGGCGGTGGCGTATTTCTTTATCGGCTACTGGATCTCCTACGGCGTGACCTTCATGCAGCCGGCGGCGGTGATCAATGCCGACCATGGTTACGGGCTGGTCAAATTCTTTTTCCTGCTGACCTTTGCCGCTGCGATACCGGCCATCATTTCCGGCGGCATTGCCGAACGTGCGCGGTTCGTCCCGCAGCTGTGCGCCACTGCGTTGATCGTGGCGTTCGTCTATCCGTTCTTCGAAGGCATGATCTGGAACGGCAACTATGGCCTGCAGGCCTGGTTACAAGCCAGCTTCGGTGCCAGCTTCCATGATTTTGCCGGCTCTGTGGTGGTGCACGCCATGGGTGGCTGGCTGGCGCTGGCGGCGGTGTTGCTGCTGGGTTCGCGTAACGGCCGCTATCGCGACGGTCGGCTGGTGGCTTACCCGCCGTCGAGCATTCCGTTTCTGGCCCTGGGTTCGTGGATCCTCATCGTCGGCTGGTTTGGTTTTAACGTGATGAGTGCCCAGACCCTGCCTGCAGTCAGTGGTCTGGTGGCGGTCAATTCATTGATGGCGATGGTCGGCGGCACCCTGGCGGCCTTGATCGTTGGCCGCAATGACCCGGGCTTTTTGCACAACGGCCCGTTGGCCGGGCTGGTGGCGATCTGTGCCGGCTCTGACCTGATGCACCCGGTTGGCGCACTGGTCACCGGCGCGATTGCTGGCGCGATGTTCGTCTGGTGCTTCACCGCCGCCCAGGTGCGCTGGAAGATCGACGATGTGCTGGGTGTCTGGCCGCTGCACGGCATCTGCGGCGTCTGGGGCGGTATCGCTTGCGGAATCTTTGGCCAGCAGGCACTCGGCGGGCTGGGCGGCGTCAGCCTGATCAGCCAGTTGATCGGCAGCCTGCTCGGTGTCGTGGTGGCGCTGGCCGGCGGCTTTGCCGTGTATGGCCTGCTCCGGTTCACCGTCGGCCTGCGCCTGAACCAGGAGCAGGAGTACTACGGCGCCGACCTGTCGATCCACAAGATCGGTGCGGTCAGCCAGGACTGA
- the pcaH gene encoding protocatechuate 3,4-dioxygenase subunit beta translates to MSVADNSRFVIRDRNWHPKALTPDYKTSVLRSPRQALVSIGQSISETTGPDFSHLIFGRHDNDLLLNFDHGGLPIGERIIVAGRVIDQYGKPVPNTLVEIWQANAGGRYRHKRDSYLAPIDPNFGGVGRTLTDRDGNYSFRTIKPGPYPWRNGPNDWRPAHIHVSVSGPSIATRLVTQLYFEGDPLIPLCPIVKSIANPEAVQSLVARLDMGMGNPMDCLAYRFDIVLRGQRQTHFENR, encoded by the coding sequence ATGTCTGTTGCCGACAACAGCCGCTTCGTCATTCGCGATCGAAACTGGCACCCCAAAGCCCTGACCCCTGACTACAAAACCTCCGTGCTGCGCTCGCCGCGCCAGGCCCTGGTGAGCATCGGCCAGTCGATCTCGGAAACCACCGGCCCGGATTTCTCCCATCTGATTTTCGGCCGTCATGACAATGATCTGCTGCTCAACTTCGACCATGGCGGCCTGCCGATTGGCGAGCGCATCATCGTCGCCGGCCGGGTGATCGATCAGTATGGCAAGCCGGTGCCCAACACCCTGGTGGAGATCTGGCAGGCCAACGCCGGTGGTCGCTATCGGCACAAGCGTGACAGCTACCTGGCACCCATCGACCCGAACTTCGGCGGTGTCGGCCGGACCCTGACCGACCGCGATGGCAACTACAGTTTCCGGACCATCAAGCCAGGCCCGTACCCGTGGCGCAACGGTCCCAACGACTGGCGTCCGGCGCATATCCATGTCTCGGTCAGTGGTCCGTCGATTGCCACCCGGCTGGTTACCCAGCTGTATTTCGAAGGCGACCCGTTGATCCCGCTGTGCCCGATCGTCAAGTCGATTGCCAATCCTGAGGCTGTGCAGAGCCTGGTGGCGCGGCTGGACATGGGCATGGGCAACCCGATGGATTGCCTGGCCTACCGTTTTGACATCGTGCTGCGCGGCCAGCGCCAGACCCACTTCGAGAATCGCTGA
- a CDS encoding acyltransferase family protein, giving the protein MERLFSLQGLRGLAVLGVVLFHMTSVEAKYAGGDRLLPAWLDFFQLGVDLFFVISGFVMVIVSRGRFQDRVQAQRFVFNRVSRIYPTYWLYYFLTLAVFLAQPGMVNSSHGESNLLLSFLLLPSDKVLLVMVAWSLVFELWFYLVFSALLPLRERWLPAALAVWALILLVFNSLQDWRDYSPAVQIMLHPHALEFIAGAALALFFYSPHSARLPDRLVWAMLLLATLVGMPLVGYWHLYQSHGLPRMLAVALVFGALVLSMVLLERRAHLRLSTALVAVGDMSYTIYLSHLLVLGVIGRLWAWLGPWPGSYLDNVGFALLMMAAVLCYGWVGYRLFEKPILDRANAYCKKRFARRAPVASV; this is encoded by the coding sequence ATGGAGCGGCTGTTTTCCCTGCAAGGGCTCAGGGGCCTGGCAGTACTGGGCGTTGTGCTGTTTCACATGACCTCGGTCGAGGCCAAATACGCTGGTGGTGATCGTCTGCTGCCGGCGTGGCTGGATTTTTTCCAGTTGGGCGTCGACCTGTTTTTCGTGATCAGCGGCTTTGTGATGGTGATCGTCAGCCGCGGACGCTTTCAGGACCGTGTGCAGGCCCAGCGCTTTGTCTTCAACCGCGTGTCGCGCATCTACCCGACCTACTGGCTGTACTACTTCCTGACCCTGGCGGTGTTTCTCGCGCAGCCAGGCATGGTCAATAGCAGCCACGGTGAGTCCAACCTGCTGCTGTCGTTCTTGCTGCTGCCCAGTGACAAGGTGCTGCTGGTCATGGTCGCCTGGTCGCTGGTGTTCGAGCTTTGGTTCTATCTGGTGTTCAGCGCGTTGCTGCCCTTGCGCGAACGCTGGCTGCCCGCCGCACTGGCGGTCTGGGCGCTGATTCTGTTGGTGTTCAACAGCCTGCAGGACTGGCGGGACTACTCGCCGGCGGTACAAATCATGCTGCACCCGCATGCGCTGGAATTCATCGCCGGTGCAGCGCTGGCGCTGTTCTTTTACAGCCCGCACAGTGCGCGGCTGCCGGATCGACTGGTCTGGGCAATGCTGCTGCTGGCCACGCTGGTGGGCATGCCGCTTGTTGGCTATTGGCACCTTTACCAGAGTCATGGCCTGCCACGCATGCTGGCTGTAGCGCTGGTGTTCGGTGCGCTGGTGTTGAGTATGGTGCTGCTGGAGCGCCGTGCTCATTTGCGCTTGAGCACAGCGCTGGTGGCGGTTGGGGATATGTCCTACACCATTTACCTGTCGCACCTGCTGGTGCTCGGGGTGATCGGCCGACTGTGGGCGTGGCTGGGGCCGTGGCCGGGCAGCTACCTGGACAACGTCGGTTTTGCGCTGCTGATGATGGCGGCGGTGCTGTGTTATGGCTGGGTCGGCTATCGGTTGTTTGAAAAGCCGATCCTGGATCGGGCCAATGCGTACTGCAAAAAGCGTTTTGCGAGGCGGGCGCCGGTGGCTTCGGTTTAG
- the pcaQ gene encoding pca operon transcription factor PcaQ, producing the protein MNIDTRIKYRHLVCFLEVARQGSLAKAADQLAISQPALSKALKELEGLLDATLFLRGKHGATLTEAGVAFMRFAGPSVQALREGVNSLRSGEHETATVRLGVLSTAESLLMPEVIARLHEQHPALIVSVMTGPSAYLLAQLRVGELDLVVGRMTDSPQIHGLSFEHLYNESMTLVARPAHPLLAAPLRRESLQHYPLVLPLAGTTIRAFADSLFVQYGIQPPRQRLETLSLTLSRCYVERSNAIWIAPLDAVLQELRNGTLVELDLGIREPGGSVGVCSNPAVPLSRAALWCVEQLRQVGGAYRDGLYA; encoded by the coding sequence TTGAACATCGACACGCGGATCAAATACCGCCATCTGGTCTGTTTTCTCGAAGTCGCCCGCCAGGGCAGCCTGGCCAAAGCTGCCGATCAGTTGGCGATCAGTCAACCGGCGCTGTCCAAGGCACTCAAGGAGCTGGAAGGGCTGCTCGATGCCACGCTGTTTCTGCGCGGCAAGCATGGCGCCACGCTGACCGAGGCCGGGGTGGCCTTCATGCGTTTTGCCGGGCCCAGCGTCCAGGCGCTGCGCGAAGGGGTCAACAGCCTGCGCTCTGGCGAGCATGAAACCGCGACCGTGCGGCTGGGGGTATTGTCCACCGCTGAAAGCCTGCTGATGCCCGAAGTCATCGCTCGTCTGCATGAGCAGCACCCGGCCTTGATCGTCAGTGTCATGACCGGGCCCAGTGCCTACCTGCTGGCGCAGCTGCGGGTCGGTGAACTGGACCTGGTGGTCGGGCGGATGACCGATAGCCCGCAGATTCATGGCCTCAGTTTCGAGCATCTGTATAACGAGTCCATGACCCTGGTGGCGCGCCCGGCGCATCCATTGCTGGCGGCGCCGCTGCGCCGGGAAAGCCTGCAGCATTATCCGCTGGTGCTGCCTTTGGCCGGCACCACCATTCGCGCCTTTGCCGACAGCCTGTTCGTGCAGTACGGCATCCAGCCGCCGCGCCAGCGTCTGGAAACCCTGTCGTTGACCTTGAGCCGCTGCTACGTGGAGCGCAGCAATGCGATCTGGATCGCGCCGCTGGATGCGGTCTTGCAGGAACTGCGCAACGGCACGCTGGTGGAACTGGACCTGGGCATTCGCGAGCCGGGCGGCTCGGTGGGGGTGTGCAGTAATCCGGCCGTGCCGCTGTCACGGGCGGCGCTGTGGTGCGTCGAGCAACTGCGCCAGGTCGGCGGGGCATACCGTGACGGGCTTTACGCCTGA